A genomic region of Phragmites australis chromosome 2, lpPhrAust1.1, whole genome shotgun sequence contains the following coding sequences:
- the LOC133909864 gene encoding uncharacterized protein LOC133909864 yields MGRGRKSVLASLFGWTKKQGSGGRQEEEAAAGRQQQMYYQGRRVRPSDDDDYYGRHWYAERDINRRASEYIERVHRGMLADEQDE; encoded by the coding sequence ATGGGGAGAGGGAGGAAGTCCGTGCTTGCGTCCCTATTTGGTTGGACGAAGAAGCAGGGCTCAGGCGGGAggcaagaggaggaggcggcggcggggaggcagCAGCAGATGTATTACCAGGGCAGGAGGGTGCGGCCTAGCGACGACGACGATTACTACGGCCGGCACTGGTACGCCGAGCGCGACATCAACAGGAGGGCCTCTGAGTACATCGAGAGGGTGCACCGCGGAATGCTCGCCGACGAACAAGACGAGTAG